In Gossypium arboreum isolate Shixiya-1 chromosome 5, ASM2569848v2, whole genome shotgun sequence, a single genomic region encodes these proteins:
- the LOC108451697 gene encoding probable 2-oxoglutarate-dependent dioxygenase AOP1 → MILESFGLEKYMDELTDTANYQLRIMKYEKPKTNDQTMMAPAHCDQNMMTLLYQDEVNGLEIQNKYGEWMNMKLSPSSLIVMIGECLTVWLNGRLSSPYHRVMMKGNEDRNSLGLFSTVREGYIVMVPTELVDDKNPMLFKPHDHEEFLKIFSSEMAKADFKSGVAISRPKAYCSVQDLAPQ, encoded by the exons ATGATCTTGGAGAGTTTTGGGCTTGAGAAATACATGGATGAGCTCACTGACACCGCAAATTATCAACTGAGGATCATGAAATATGAAAAGCCAAAAACCAACGACCAAACCATGATGGCACCTGCACACTGTGACCAAAATATGATGACCCTTCTGTATCAAGACGAGGTTAATGGATTGGAGATTCAAAACAAATATGGTGAATGGATGAATATGAAGCTTTCACCCAGCTCTTTGATAGTCATGATTGGAGAGTGCCTTACC GTATGGTTAAATGGTCGATTGTCTTCGCCTTATCATCGTGTCATGATGAAGGGTAATGAAGATAGGAATAGCCTTGGACTGTTTTCAACTGTAAGAGAAGGCTACATAGTAATGGTTCCGACTGAGCTTGTGGATGACAAAAATCCCATGCTTTTCAAACCTCATGACCATGaagaatttttgaaaattttctcctCCGAAATGGCTAAAGCTGATTTTAAATCTGGGGTTGCTATATCTCGGCCTAAAGCTTATTGTAGTGTCCAAGATTTGGCTCCTCAATAA